In the genome of Roseofilum reptotaenium CS-1145, the window TCTCGATAAAACTCCGTTTCGCTGGCGCGATCGCAGCAGCAAAAATTCCAACCGATCCGCTTCGGCGATCGTATCTCTTGCTTGGGGGCGATATCCTGGTTGTCCGGTGACTCTATGAACAGAATGACTCACTGAATTATCCATTAAATAAGACTTACCCAAAGTTACCCACAAATGGACATCGATCTTCTAGCACAATCATCTGCTCATTCTACATCCCATGAAGCGCCATAACTAAAGCAGCAATTGTCCCGGAAACACAGATTTTTCCGCGAAAAATAGTATCCATTACTTCATTAATGGGAATAAATACTAACTCGATTTCTTCTGTGATATCCAAGTGTTGCTCGCCAACCTGATGAATATTTTGGGCTAAAAAGACATGAATCCCATTGGTATCTTTGGGGGGATTATCATACAGAACGCCTAAAAATTTCCAATCTTGACTCTGATAACCGGTTTCTTCTTCAAATTCTCGCCTAGCGGCAACTTCTGCTGATTCTTCTGGGGGATAAAAATGGCCGGCTGGTAATTCCAATAATACTTTTTGTACCCCATGGCGATATTGACGGACAAATAAAATTGTTCCTTCTGGGGTAATAGGAACAATCATGGCGACTTCTGGACGAATACTGACAAAGTAATCATCAATAATGGTTTGGTTAGGCAATTGGACGGTATCTTGGCGCACCTGACACCAAGGATGGTCAAAGGCTAGATGGGAGTGCAAGAGTTTCCAGCGTTTTGGCAAGGTCATGGGAGGGGGATGGGGGGATGGGGAGATGGGGAGGATGAAATGATATAAGTTATTATTGTTCACACCACCGAGCAGCTCTGTAGACCGTGAACCTAGATCTGATTTTAGTCTTCTTTGTGGGCATGATTCCACCAACTTTGTCCTTATGGATGATGCGTAAAGTGGAACTCCAGTGTCAACAGCGTCATGAACGCATTTTACGAGCCTATCGTAATAGACCCTTACAATCTCCACGGGAACGCTTATTGAATTATAGGCCCTCTTCCTTCACCCCTGGAATGG includes:
- a CDS encoding NUDIX hydrolase encodes the protein MTLPKRWKLLHSHLAFDHPWCQVRQDTVQLPNQTIIDDYFVSIRPEVAMIVPITPEGTILFVRQYRHGVQKVLLELPAGHFYPPEESAEVAARREFEEETGYQSQDWKFLGVLYDNPPKDTNGIHVFLAQNIHQVGEQHLDITEEIELVFIPINEVMDTIFRGKICVSGTIAALVMALHGM
- a CDS encoding DUF6464 family protein, giving the protein MNLDLILVFFVGMIPPTLSLWMMRKVELQCQQRHERILRAYRNRPLQSPRERLLNYRPSSFTPGMGIDTIIGDITCQYNARSPYLRCAINPHGPCEECSHYQPTQEDTGFRGTKS